The Mastomys coucha isolate ucsf_1 unplaced genomic scaffold, UCSF_Mcou_1 pScaffold14, whole genome shotgun sequence genome window below encodes:
- the Sp110 gene encoding sp110 nuclear body protein, whose protein sequence is MFTLTKALEKALLQHFIYTKLDIAYAINKPFPFFEALRDNSFITEKMYKESLEACRNLVPLSKVVHNILTSLEQTFHPSLLLTLFSQVNLREYPSLVAIFRSFRNVGYAYEERNRPTVTLLEAPANSAEGCPLQRLMPPPPPQPSLSSHPSSSAQRLCDPRATSQPITEILDEQPSPSPQVVPLPGCIREGKTTPVSSRDHQRKDKEDSQEMPYSPSGPESGVKDDSPAPNDLEMAQEAPCTPATKKARKRKSCIWSYSKRRRQKKKPPQDEMMGVASPGHGVQEKLKVVSPRTLTRDDSTRNLKEETRTLRARRSCAQTSSSQEINKEASKTSGRKRPERRPSRAGRTAQVPGTSKDHSVDFLSPMLSVTCGNAKGTLFIEKLKQGSSKKCIQNEAGAWFTVKEFLNKGGRATSKDWKKAIRCNGESLRLLEQKGLLFCTSKSKPQKKGA, encoded by the exons ATGTTCACTCTGACCAAGGCCTTGGAAAAAGCTCTTCTCCAGCATTTCATATATACGAAGCTGGACATTGCCTATGCCATCAACAAGCCATTCCCCTTCTTCGAAGCGCTCCGGGACAATTCCTTCATCACTGAGAAAATGTACAAG GAATCTCTGGAAGCCTGTCGAAATCTGGTCCCTCTGTCCAAAGTGGTGCACAACATTCTCACCAGTCTGGAGCAGACTTTCCACCCGTCGCTGCTGCTGACCTTGTTCAGCCAGGTCAACCTTCGGGAATACCCCAGCCTGGTGGCAATTTTCAGAAGCTTCAGAAATG TTGGCTATGCCTATGAGGAGAGAAACAGACCCACAGTGACCCTACTTGAAGCCCCAGCTAACTCAGCAGAAGGATGCCCCCTTCAGAGACTGatgccaccacccccaccccagccatcGCTGTCAAGTCATCCATCTTCTTCTGCACAGAGACTCTGTGACCCCAGAGCAACCTCACAGCCAATCACTGAGATCCTGGATGAGCAGCCCAGCCCTTCTCCTCAAGTTGTGCCTCTCCCTGGCTGCATTCGAGAAGGAAAAACCACTCCAG TGTCTTCCAGAGATCACCagagaaaagataaggaagacTCTCAAGAGATGCCCTACAGTCCCTCAGGACCAGAGTCAG GGGTAAAAGATGATTCTCCAGCACCAAATGACCTGGAAATGGCCCAGGAGGCACCCTGCACACCTGCGACTAAGAAAG caagaaaaagaaaaagttgcatCTGGTCATATTCCAAAAGAAGACGGCAGAAAAAAAAGCCCCCACAAGATGAGATGATGG GAGTGGCCTCACCTGGACATGGAGTTCAAGAGAAGCTTAAGGTGGTGAGTCCAAGAACTCTGACGAGGGATGACTCAACTAGAAACTTGAAGGAGGAGACCAGGACTCTGAGGGCAAGGAGGAGCTGTGCCCAGACATCCAGTTCACAAG agATCAACAAAGAGGCATCAAAAACTAGTGGTAGAAAGAGGCCTGAGAGAAGGCCCAGCAGAGCAGGAAGAACCGCACAAG TTCCAGGAACGTCCAAGGACCACTCTGTGGATTTCCTCTCTCCTATGCTCTCTGTGACCTGTGGTAATGCCAAAGGGACTTTGTTCATAGAGAAACTGAAGCAAG GATCCTCAAAAAAGTGCATCCAAAATGAGGCAGGAGCTTGGTTCACTgtaaaggaatttttaaataaaggaggAAGGGCCACATCCAAAGACTGGAAAAAGGCTATCCGTTGTAACGGGGAGTCATTAAGACTTCTGGAGCAG AAAGGACTTTTGTTCTGTACCTCCAAGAGTAAACCTCAAAAAAAGGGTGCCTAG
- the Sp140 gene encoding nuclear body protein SP140 has protein sequence MAEGNSGLNSWTISEDQNEEESEDYQLMFKHFKENKVEIASAITKPFPFLMSLRDRDFISEQKFQECQETCKNLVPVDRVVYDILSDVQKKFSRDLLKVIFSKTHLKAYPDLKDTLKFFFLHVSDNHRTHHRMNGRDVEERPRLLSVVTEGDYVFRTLITH, from the exons ATGGCAGAAGGCAACAGTGGACTCAACAGCTG GACCATCTCCGAGGATCAGAATGAAGAGGAGTCAGAGGACTATCAGCTCATGTTCAAGcacttcaaagaaaacaaagtggaGATCGCAAGCGCCATCACCAAGCCATTTCCTTTTCTCATGAGCCTTCGAGACCGAGACTTTATCTCGGAGCAGAAGTTTCAG GAATGTCAAGAAACATGTAAGAACCTGGTCCCAGTGGACAGAGTGGTGTATGACATCCTCAGTGATGTACAGAAGAAGTTTAGCCGGGATCTTCTGAAAGTGATATTCAGCAAAACGCATCTGAAGGCCTACCCCGACTTAAAGGATACTCTAAAATTCTTCTTCCTACATG TTTCTGACAATCACAGGACTCATCACAGGATGAATGGAAGAGATGTTGAAGAGAGGCCCAGATTGCTATCAGTCGTTACTGAAGGTGATTATGTTTTTAGAACACTAATTACTCACTGA